CTGACGACTGCATGGAGCATCAGGTTTTTGCTGTCCTGAATGTTTGGCCAACCTACTGGTCACTGTGCCTAGACCGTAACAAAATAGTAACTTTTAGAATTGAGGGCCAGTTTTGTTAACCCAAATGGCGGTAACACCAGCCCAACATGACACACATGTAGTTTAAATAAACAGACCATAGGCATTTTTGTTTGGGGGATGACTCATGTCAATTCTTTAGGAAAATACAAAAGGTTCTTCGATTAGGGAAACATTTGTCAAATGCTAACGCACCACACTCATGGACTATCATTGTggacagttaaataaaggtcacaaTAAGCACTGACCATGTAATGGTGCTGATAGACCTTTTAAGCATGTGTTATTGCATGAGCCTCACTGAAAGTTGTTTTGGTCACACTTAGTCACACAAACACCACTATGTCTTAGACAGGTTTCTCTTGTCATTCCTGGAAGGCCTGCTTTGGGGAAAATAGTATGATACACTGTAGTGGACATTGTAATCATAACAAATGTTGACTTCACTAGATTAGCTGAATAACTAGCCCATCATAAATAACATGGACAAAGCCAGACTGAATAGAAACAATGAGGTCTATAGGTTGCGATGGTGTGAGGCTCTCTCTAGACATGCAGATGGTAAACCAGGCTCAAATCTTGATCTATCATGCATGTTATGATTTTTGGTCAATTTAATAATGTACTGTCATCCCGTCCCTTGAGTTACTTAACCAGATATTTTCAGTTTCCTTACTGATGACACATTCCTTATGGAGGAATGTTTGGCCCTATGATAGTTTGGAAGCAtggctctgttcctgtctctgtaaTGTTCCTCCCTCTCTAGGTTTGGGCTATTTTAATCTGCATCTTCCAAGAATGTAATGCAACGTGAGGTCCACACCGTAGGTCATATAATAGTAATCCTGCATTGCACCACCCGCCTGCTCTAGTTTCTTGTCTGGTGTTCGTTCGCCTGTTATGATGACATTCACGTGTGAGTATGAGAATGCCCTACCCACTGACTGTAGTCAAATCTCTCGGCTCCCTGAATGCATGCAAATAACCTGGTgacaacatttttgttttaatatTTTGTCATGAAGTAGAACACTGAATGGAGAGGTGTGTGCTCTGCACTCAAGGTGTTTGTATGTGTCCTGTATCCTACAGATAGAGAATGCGGCGGAGGAGCCCAGAGTGCTGTGCATAGTCCAGGACACTACCAGTGCTAAGACAGTCAACGAGAGGCTCACCCTCAACTTGCCAGCCTCCACCACCCTTCCCAAACTCTTCGAGGATGTGGCCCACAAGGCGGGCTATGTGAACGGCACCTTTGACCTGGCATGGCGCAAGACAGGGGACATGGTGAGTCTGTGTCCTACGACATCCTTATGATCCCAGGTCCCTTTATTGGATcctggtggtggggtggggggcttACGTACTTGTGTAGTCCTCAAATGTCCGTCGTTGTTTGCTCCTCCTCCGCACATGGCtatactgtctactgtatgtCAGCTGTTCAACTGAGCTGCACTCACTGACCAACGGCTTGAAATAGTGTCGTTTGGATCCTCCCCATAGTGTGTAAATAGCTTTATGTACGCCAGTCTTTCTTTCCTGTCCCTGAAGTAATCTGAAGCTGGAGCTATCTCACAAGAGTAGGTCAGTGGATTAAGCTCTCTTTCCGCTGCTggcttctcccccctccctcttctacAGCCAACATTACATGACAAAACACTGCTGCTTCATAGCATGCTCCACAAATTGGTCCTAAAAGCTCATCTTTTGAATGATCATGGTGAGGATTCTCCTTATGAATTCAATGGGAACCTCTGATTGACAGGTTGATTAGGTTGTATTGTGGGGAAACTACTGACATTTTTCAATCTCAAATCCTAGTTTTATTTTGTTTGCGTCTGCTGTTTTCTCATGTTCAGACCTGCCTGTCCAAACTGAAGGGtgttttttctctttttctgATCTCCCGCAGGGTTCGCTGGATCCCAGCAGTGAGATGTCCCTCACTGAGTTCGGGTTTGAGCCCGGGAAGAGGAACTTCCTCCAACTCACAGACAAGGACGGAGAACAGCCTCAGATTGCATCGGTGAGTGAGTGGGAAGATGAGAGTTAATGGTTAATATGAATACCAGCATGCCTAGGGCATTCCCCTGGAGGAGGGATTGACATGCAGCTCATTCTTGGTAGACTAGTGGTAGCTATGAGCTGAAGCTTAATTCTCCTTTGTGTAGGATGAGTCGGGGACAGCGGGCAGCAGCGGTCTGGATGACAGCTCCCAGGAGCGCTTCATCGGCCCTCTACCCAGAGACTGCACGGTGGGCTGCAGCAGTGACTACAGCAGCCCCAGCTACTCCTACTCCTCCATCCTCAACAAGTCTGACACAGGTACACCCTTTCTGTCAACAGCATATTCTTGACCTCACTTCCTGTTTACGTAACCCCACCCCACCCTGACAGCTCACTtcatgaagcagatgctaagctacaggactgttttgctagcacagacgggaatatgttccgggattcctccactggcattgaggagtacaccatgtCTGGCTGGCTTCATCAACTTGCTTCATTAGTAAGTACattgatgtcatccccacagtgactatgtacataccccaaccagaagccatggattacaggcagcatctaCACGGAGCttaagggtagagctgctgctttcaaggagcgagactATAACCTGGAAGCTCCCGCTATGCCcttcgacgaaccatcaaacaggcaaagcatcaaaacaggactaagattgaatcctactacaccggctccaacactCATTggctgtggcagggcttgcaaactattacagactacaaagaga
This window of the Oncorhynchus tshawytscha isolate Ot180627B linkage group LG12, Otsh_v2.0, whole genome shotgun sequence genome carries:
- the LOC121847844 gene encoding ubiquitin carboxyl-terminal hydrolase 47-like isoform X3 — protein: MEMVPSEENQLVPKEIENAAEEPRVLCIVQDTTSAKTVNERLTLNLPASTTLPKLFEDVAHKAGYVNGTFDLAWRKTGDMGSLDPSSEMSLTEFGFEPGKRNFLQLTDKDGEQPQIASDESGTAGSSGLDDSSQERFIGPLPRDCTVGCSSDYSSPSYSYSSILNKSDTGYVGLVNQAMTCYLNSLLQTLFMTPEFRNALYNWEFEESEEDPVTSIPYQLQRLFLLLQTSKKRAIETTDVTRSFGWDSSEAWQQHDVQELCRVMFDALEQKWKQTEQQQFSPLTVLI
- the LOC121847844 gene encoding ubiquitin carboxyl-terminal hydrolase 47-like isoform X1, producing MEMVPSEENQLVPKEAMFWSCRQSIFDEMKKRFSQIENAAEEPRVLCIVQDTTSAKTVNERLTLNLPASTTLPKLFEDVAHKAGYVNGTFDLAWRKTGDMGSLDPSSEMSLTEFGFEPGKRNFLQLTDKDGEQPQIASDESGTAGSSGLDDSSQERFIGPLPRDCTVGCSSDYSSPSYSYSSILNKSDTGYVGLVNQAMTCYLNSLLQTLFMTPEFRNALYNWEFEESEEDPVTSIPYQLQRLFLLLQTSKKRAIETTDVTRSFGWDSSEAWQQHDVQELCRVMFDALEQKWKQTEQQQFSPLTVLI
- the LOC121847844 gene encoding ubiquitin carboxyl-terminal hydrolase 47-like isoform X2, which produces MEMVPSEENQLVPKEAMFWSCRQSIFDEMKKRFSQIENAAEEPRVLCIVQDTTSAKTVNERLTLNLPASTTLPKLFEDVAHKAGYVNGTFDLAWRKTGDMGSLDPSSEMSLTEFGFEPGKRNFLQLTDKDGEQPQIASDESGTAGSSGLDDSSQERFIGPLPRDCTVGCSSDYSSPSYSYSSILNKSDTGYVGLVNQAMTCYLNSLLQTLFMTPEFRNALYNWEFEESEEDPVTSIPYQLQRLFLLLQTSKKRAIETTDVTRSFGWDSSEAWQQHDVQELCRVMFDALEQKWKQTEQQFSPLTVLI